ATTTCCTGTATTAAGTCTTAGAACATCAATGCCGGCAGAAACCATTTCCATGGCTTTTTCAAAAACAGGGCCGCGAATGTCTGAATGGACATTTTTCATTCTATCTGAAGATGGTATGAAATTCATTGTTGCATGCCTCTTTATATTTTTTTATAGTCGTTTTGCATTATTGATATGTGCTTTCCATCACCGGCATAATAAGGATTTCCACACGACGATTCATTGCGTCATTGGAAGATATTGGCCGGGATTCTCCATAGCCTACAGCTGTAACTCTTTGGCCGGAAACGCCATTGTAAATTAATTGGTTTGCCACAACTTCAGCTCTTTGTTCGGACAGTCTTTGGTTGTATTCTAACGAACCTTTGGTATCCGTGTGCCCAGCTACCTCGATGCGGGAATGAGGATATTTGATTAAGATGTCCGACACCCGTCGTAGTTCAGGATATGCCCCTGGTTTTAAACGGCTTGAGTCATAATCAAAAAAGGTTTCGGATTTAAAGGTTGCCCTTAGAATATCCTGTTCTCTTTGTATACTTGCCGATTCGGATGCAGCTATTGCCTGTCGCAACTCCCGCTCCTGCAGATCCATATATTTGCCGACCTGATTACCTGCTAATCCACCGAGGGCGGCCCCGATACCTGCTCCGATCAGCGTTGATTCGGTGTCTCTACCGATGACTTGACCTAAAATGGCGCCGACGGCTGCGCCGGTACCTGCACCCACAGCCGTTCCCCTTTGTTGATTTGTCTGCATGGTTGCACATGAAAAAAGCGTGGCTGAAAAAACAAAAATAATACCTGTAATAATCAATTTTTTCATTTAATTTTCTCCATCACATTATTTAATTTTATATAACGGCCACGGGCCGCCCTTGGTCTATCTACACCCAAGCCTACAATAAAACATGAAAGTAACTTATCAGCACTTTCACATAAACTTTAAGACACCTCGAATTGTAAAAACTCATTAAAAATCGGTTTTCAATATGAGCAAAGATAGGCTGTAGGCTGACTGCTGTTTGCCTTGAGTCATATTTTGCGACTCAAATGGCATTTGCAATATTTAAGTGTAATATATATACACTTGGCAGGTTCATCAAGTGGAAGGCCTTTTATTTCTTTATGTTCGGTACATTAAAAAATCGGTGTTTCAGGGCTGCAAATAAAAAGAGGGCCGGTAAAAACCGGCCCTCTTTTTAAATATTGTACTGCTTAAACGCTAACTATTTTCTGTTGGCGTAATCTGCATAGCCCATGGCAACCGTACGGTAAACAATGTGGGCCATTTTTGAAAACGGCAGGAATGCAAACAGGTTGAATATAGCAACCAAATGAATCCAGTAAAAGAAGTAAGCAAGCCATGCAATTTCAGCGATACGAGCCATTTCCGTGAGCATACCGGAAAGACCCAGGGCAAATACAACACCAAGAATAAACCAGTCTTTATAGGCTGTAATCTGCTCTTTGTTGGTTAGTCTGTTTTTGATCATTATACCCGAACCGATGACCAGGGAAACACCTGCGATATTGGCCAACCATTTAATGGGGTTCAGCTGGGGATAAGGACCTGCATAACCGCCGACATAAAGCATAATGCCGCATACTGCAGTAACGATGAAAAGCCCGATAAAAGCAAAAAGCACCATCATGTGCGGGGTGGCACGATCTTTATTGGATCCGCACTGGTTGAACTTATCATGTTTCAATACCATGGGGATGATATTTTTAATAGACATTAAAAGGGCTTTGTAATCAAGGCTGGTTTTGTCGGTTTTTCCTTCAAGAACCGCATTGTCATGAATATCGACAATAAAGCGTTTCAGAGCAAGAAAGAAAACGGCAGTGGCAAAAATAGCCGTGGGAACAAACGTCATATCCACAAACCAGGTGGATACAAAGTTAGAGTGGGCAATAACGTGCTCAGCACCTGGGTGGGCATGGGACCAGTGAAGTCGTCCGCCAAGGGCATCTCCAAACAGAAAGTGGAAAATTTTTTCCATGATACCACCAAAGCCCATGGTGATAATGGCAAGCAGGGCGAACCAAGCTGCCGGGATACCAAGCAGATACGGCAGCTTGCTCGGATCGTTTACAGCCTTGGCAAGGGGTTTGGGTGTTGCGTACTCAGTGATGGCTGCAGAACGGATGGCTGCCAGTACATCACCAGGGGCCGCGCCCCGGGGGCACATATCTGTGCAATCACCGCACTGGTGGCACAGCCAGATGTCGCCGTTGCTGATCAGTTTGTCTTTAAGACCCCAAGACGCTGCTATCATTTCCTTTCTGGGGAAAGGGCTGTCTTCCGGTGCAATGGGGCAGGCCACGGAACATGTGGCGCATTGGTAACATTTTTTCAGGGTTTCTCCGCCAAGACCTCTAATCTCGGCAATAAATCCCAGATCTGGTTGGGCAATATAATTGGCACTCATTGTAGTAGATACCTCCATTAAGTTTGTATGCCGTTATTAGAATCCTTTGAACGGGTTGGGGCCAAGTGCGTCTACTTCTTCAACAAAGTCGTTGATGATCTTGGGCAGTTTGTCATATTCATCAATGGCAACTTCCTCAAACGCTACACGCTCATTTTCAAGGGCAAGTGAGGCAAGGGCATCACCAATCTTTTTCACGCGGATTTCAGCAAGTTCGGAACCTTTGACAAAATGGCACTGGTAATCATCGCCATGTTTGCAGCCGATGAGAATAACGCCGTCAATACCCTGGGCCAATGCGTCCTTGATCCAGATGGTATTCACGGAACCCAGGCAGCGAACCGGAATTACCCGAACATCCGGTGAGTAATCCACGCGGTTCATACCTACCATATCCAATGCAGGCAGTGCATCGTTTTCACATACCAGGGCCAGGAAACGCAAGGGTGGTTCATCATAGTCGTCTTCGGACGGAACACTGATGGCCTTGACCTGGGAGCCGATACTGTCAATGGTGTAATCCGCAAATGAGATAATACGTTCAGGACAAGCACCCATGCAGGTACCGCAGCGGCGGCAACGGGTGGGGTTGGCTTTTGGGGTTCCTCTGGCATCATCATCCAGGGCACCGAAGGGGCATTCAACCGTGCAGCGTTTGCACTGGGTGCATCTCTGGAAGAAAAAGTCCGGGTAAGTCATGTCACCGGAACGCGGATGTACTGCCATGCCACGGTTGGCACTTTCAATACACTGAATTGCTTTCAGCGCTGCGCCGGCTGCGTCTTCCATGGACTCTTCAATGGTCATGGCCCGACGGATGGTACCGGCTGCGTAGATACCGGTTCTCTGGGTTTCATAGGGGAAACAGATATAGTTGGAGTCGGCATACTGGCCAAAAATATCATTATCTCTAAAGCCGGGACCCTGGCGGTAGGCCAGGTTGATGACGGATTGTCCTTGGTGGCCGGAACCATGCCGCTTGCCACAACAACCATGTCGGCTTTGAGAACCAGGTTTTCACCCAGCAGTGTGTTTTGTGCCGTTACCATCAGTTCACTACTTGTGGCAGTAACGTCGGTCACAGCGCCCTTGGTCAAGAAAATGCCGTCATCCTGCTGCATGGCTTTGTAGAAATATTCCTGCAGGCCGGGGGTCCTCATGTGCTGGTAAACCACATAGGCTTTGCCGTCTGCATAATCTTCTCTGACATAACGGGCCTGTTTCAGTGCGACCATGGAAGTTACGGAGCCGGTGTATTCAAAATCGCTGTCGTCTTCATCTTTGCCGGGAGACTGGATAAATACAACGCTTTTGGCTTCCTTGCCGTTGGAGGGACGCAGAATTTTTCCCTTGGCGGCAATCATTTCAAATTCGTCATTGGTAACCACATCGGGATTGTCTATGGAAAGGTGAGCGTATGCTTCGCCTTCGAGGGTGTCAGGGCGCCAGCCGGCTGCCAGAACAACAGCGCCGTAAAGCTCGCCGTCCGGGTCAAGAGATAGGATATCTTCTCTGCCTTCATTGTATTTTAAATATTTTTCATGGGCAGCGTCAGCATCCAGTTCTTTGCCGTTTTCATCCAGCAACTCTTCGGGAGGCAGCGGATAGGGTACGTCAAAGGGGATTTTTTCACCGGGTTTTTTCATGGTTACGGTGAATTCACCGGGTTGGCCGGCAATACGAGCCACAATAGTGTTAGTCCGTACATCTATATTGGCATTACCTTCAACTTCCTGAATCAGTGCATCAACCACAGGCGCCTGAAGAGTTTCAAAGGGAGATTGAACGGGCATCTGGCCGCGCAGCTTGGCCGCATATCCACCAATGGCTGCTTCTTTTTCAACAATGGTTACCTCATAACCGGCTTTGGCCGCATCAAGTGCTGCAGACATACCGGTTACGCCGCCACCAAGAACAAGTACCTTTTTGGAAAAAGATTGTGTTTGGTAAGGTTCGGGCAGGGTGACCTTTTCTAACCGGATCATACCCATTTTGATATAATCTTCGGCCTTCATTTGGACCTGGTCAAAGCTTTCTCCGTCATCTTTTTGCTCTTCGGTCAAGGCCGGGTAGGTTTCCCGTGAATGGGGCCATACCACACCTTCTCTTAAATTAGACCGTTCAATGATGCATCCAGGAAAGTTAAATACATCAAAATTCACCCGGCGGGAGCAAGCGCCGATAACCATGGCGTTTACTTTGCCTTCGTCAATGTCCTTTTGGATGAGCTCAACCCCTGCCTTAGAGCACAGGAAAGGGTGGGTAGTACAATTTACGCCCTCGTCATCGGGAATACTTTTCAGCGATTCAATGTCAAGTGTGTCACCGATACCACAGCCTGTGCAGATATATACGCCGTATTTTTTATCCATGGTTCGTTACCTCCTCAGAGTCTGAATGGCTTTAAGGGCCATGCCGGTTGCATTCTGGTTGGATGTCACAACATCGGCCGGTTTGTTGGCACACCCTGCTGCAAACAGGCCGCCTTTGGAAAAGTCATTGATAATAAAGCCTTCGTCATCAAAGGTCAGATCAGCTGCAGGCTTATCAATGGCGCAGCTGGGCTGCATGCCGGTAGCCAGCACCAGCATATCAACGGTCTGTCTGATTTTTTCTCCTGAGATGGTATCTTCGGCTACGAGGTTAATGTTGCCGGTACCGCTCTCTTCACTAACTTCAGCAACCTTGCCTTTGACAAAAAATACGTTTTCATCTTCTTTAAGTTTCGCATAAAAGTTTTCGTATTTTCTGCCCGGAGTCCGCAGATCAATATAATAGATGTAAATTTTTGCATCAGGGTACTGGGCTCTGATATATGTGGCATGTTTCAAAGAAGCCAAGCAGCAGATATATGAGCAGTAGGGCAGGTGGTTTTCATCTCTGGAACCTGCACACTGAGCAAAGGCGATGGTTTCCGGTGCCTTGTCATCAGATGGACGGATGATTTTTCCTTCGGTCGGACCGTTGGAAGAGGCCAACCGTTCCAGCATCATGTTGGTGATGATGTTCTGGTAACGGCCAAATCCAAGATTGTCAATGCGGGTGGCATCATAGGGCTGCCAACCAGTGGTGAATACGACGGCACCGACTTTCAGGTCAAATGTGCTCTCTTCCATGCTAAAATCAATGGCGTCATATTTGCAGGCTTCTTTAACCTTTTCCCGATCTTCTTTTCCCATGGCCGAATCCATGACATATCTTTGGGGAAAGGCCATGTTGTGAGGCAGGTATGCTGCTTTACGGCGATCCATGCCAAAGTTGAATTCATTGCTGATTTCAGTTTCGCACACTTTTTCACATTCACCGCAGCAGGTGCAGTTGCTGTTTACATACCGGGGTGCGGTTTTTACGGTAACGGTGTAGTCTCCAGGCGTGCCGTCAACGTTCTGTACCTCGGAAAGGGTGTACACCTTGATGTTCTTGTTGTCTTTTAGGCGTCTGTAATTGATTTCAAGACCGCAGGTAGGCGGGCAGAGTTTGGGGAAGTAGTGTTTGAGCTGGGTGACTCTTCCACCAAGGGAAGCTTCCTTCTCAATAAGGAAGACTTCGTAGCCCACTTCGGCAGCTTCCAAAGCGGTTGTCAGGCCACTGATTCCACCGCCAACCACCATAATGCTTCCACTTACCGGGGCTGAATTTTCTGTAGTCATGCTGTCCCTCCGTGCATTTGAGTTGTGTAGTTGTGTTGTGTATGAGTTCCAAATTTTGTATGCCGGATCCTGGCAAAACCAATTGTATCCGGTTTAAGCCCGGGGTCGGCATCCTGATCTCCTTATTTATAAGACTGCAAAGTAGTACCCTATAAACGGCTTGTTTGCAAGCTTACAAAGAAGGAGACAGGGCCGGGCAGGCCAGGCATAATCTGAAAAACCTCCAGGCACCGGTAAGCCGGCACCTGGAGGTTCATATCAAGACATCCTTAGGTTAAAACGTCTTACCGAATTAGTCGGAGATGATTTTAACGTAGGGTTCTTTTTTCAGAGTCCACTCGTTGGTCTTCTTGTCATAAGAAGAGTTAACAAAGCAGAACCATTCTTCGTCATTCTGGCCCATGAAGTCGCCTCTGTAGTAGAAACCAGGGAAGCGGGATTCTTCACGGAACTGGATGTGACGGGTGTGAGCCTGAACTGTGTAGAGACGATGGATAATTTCCCAAGCTCTGAGAAGTTCATGCAGATCGCCAGCAGCAATTTTCTCAAGGTCTTCACGGAACATTTCGAACAGGTCCATGAGAACTTCAAGGGATTTGCCGTTAGTCATGTAGAATGTAGCTGTACCAGCACCATACTCATTGGTCATCTTCATCAGACGCATAGCCATGCCGGCAGGTTTGCAGTACATGGGGTTAACGTCTGTAGCAGTGGTGTATTCACAGTTATCCAGGTAGTTGTATACCGGATAGTAAACCATATCTACCAATTCCTGATCAGTTTCAGCAAAACCGGAAACTTTGTCGCCTTCGGCTTTCAGGTACTGAAGCATGGACTTAGCAATAATACGGCCTTCTGCATGGGAACCAGAGGAGAATTTGTGACCGGAGCAACCAACGCCGTCACCAGCAGTGAACAGACCTTTACATGTGGTCATTCTGTTGTAACCCCATTTGTAGGAATCGGGTACCCAGTCTTCTTCGGGACCGGAGCACCAGATGCCGCAGCAACCGGAGTGAGAACCCAACAGGTACGGTTCGGTGGGCATAATTTCGGAGTCTTTTTTCTCGGGCTCGGTGTTGGTAGCACACCACAGACCAGCCTGGCCAACGGACATGTCGAGGAAATCTTCCCAAGCTTCTGACTCAAGATGTTTCAGCTCTTTTTTGTCCAT
This window of the uncultured Desulfobacter sp. genome carries:
- a CDS encoding OmpA family protein, coding for MKKLIITGIIFVFSATLFSCATMQTNQQRGTAVGAGTGAAVGAILGQVIGRDTESTLIGAGIGAALGGLAGNQVGKYMDLQERELRQAIAASESASIQREQDILRATFKSETFFDYDSSRLKPGAYPELRRVSDILIKYPHSRIEVAGHTDTKGSLEYNQRLSEQRAEVVANQLIYNGVSGQRVTAVGYGESRPISSNDAMNRRVEILIMPVMESTYQ
- the qmoC gene encoding quinone-interacting membrane-bound oxidoreductase complex subunit QmoC, giving the protein MSANYIAQPDLGFIAEIRGLGGETLKKCYQCATCSVACPIAPEDSPFPRKEMIAASWGLKDKLISNGDIWLCHQCGDCTDMCPRGAAPGDVLAAIRSAAITEYATPKPLAKAVNDPSKLPYLLGIPAAWFALLAIITMGFGGIMEKIFHFLFGDALGGRLHWSHAHPGAEHVIAHSNFVSTWFVDMTFVPTAIFATAVFFLALKRFIVDIHDNAVLEGKTDKTSLDYKALLMSIKNIIPMVLKHDKFNQCGSNKDRATPHMMVLFAFIGLFIVTAVCGIMLYVGGYAGPYPQLNPIKWLANIAGVSLVIGSGIMIKNRLTNKEQITAYKDWFILGVVFALGLSGMLTEMARIAEIAWLAYFFYWIHLVAIFNLFAFLPFSKMAHIVYRTVAMGYADYANRK
- a CDS encoding hydrogenase iron-sulfur subunit, with amino-acid sequence MTIEESMEDAAGAALKAIQCIESANRGMAVHPRSGDMTYPDFFFQRCTQCKRCTVECPFGALDDDARGTPKANPTRCRRCGTCMGACPERIISFADYTIDSIGSQVKAISVPSEDDYDEPPLRFLALVCENDALPALDMVGMNRVDYSPDVRVIPVRCLGSVNTIWIKDALAQGIDGVILIGCKHGDDYQCHFVKGSELAEIRVKKIGDALASLALENERVAFEEVAIDEYDKLPKIINDFVEEVDALGPNPFKGF
- a CDS encoding FAD-dependent oxidoreductase, which gives rise to MDKKYGVYICTGCGIGDTLDIESLKSIPDDEGVNCTTHPFLCSKAGVELIQKDIDEGKVNAMVIGACSRRVNFDVFNFPGCIIERSNLREGVVWPHSRETYPALTEEQKDDGESFDQVQMKAEDYIKMGMIRLEKVTLPEPYQTQSFSKKVLVLGGGVTGMSAALDAAKAGYEVTIVEKEAAIGGYAAKLRGQMPVQSPFETLQAPVVDALIQEVEGNANIDVRTNTIVARIAGQPGEFTVTMKKPGEKIPFDVPYPLPPEELLDENGKELDADAAHEKYLKYNEGREDILSLDPDGELYGAVVLAAGWRPDTLEGEAYAHLSIDNPDVVTNDEFEMIAAKGKILRPSNGKEAKSVVFIQSPGKDEDDSDFEYTGSVTSMVALKQARYVREDYADGKAYVVYQHMRTPGLQEYFYKAMQQDDGIFLTKGAVTDVTATSSELMVTAQNTLLGENLVLKADMVVVASGMVPATKDNPSSTWPTARVPALEIMIFLASMPTPTISVSPMKPREPVSTQPVPSVGP
- a CDS encoding CoB--CoM heterodisulfide reductase iron-sulfur subunit A family protein — protein: MTTENSAPVSGSIMVVGGGISGLTTALEAAEVGYEVFLIEKEASLGGRVTQLKHYFPKLCPPTCGLEINYRRLKDNKNIKVYTLSEVQNVDGTPGDYTVTVKTAPRYVNSNCTCCGECEKVCETEISNEFNFGMDRRKAAYLPHNMAFPQRYVMDSAMGKEDREKVKEACKYDAIDFSMEESTFDLKVGAVVFTTGWQPYDATRIDNLGFGRYQNIITNMMLERLASSNGPTEGKIIRPSDDKAPETIAFAQCAGSRDENHLPYCSYICCLASLKHATYIRAQYPDAKIYIYYIDLRTPGRKYENFYAKLKEDENVFFVKGKVAEVSEESGTGNINLVAEDTISGEKIRQTVDMLVLATGMQPSCAIDKPAADLTFDDEGFIINDFSKGGLFAAGCANKPADVVTSNQNATGMALKAIQTLRR